Genomic DNA from Bacillota bacterium:
TTGTTCCGGGGTGCGGGGCAGGGCGAGGGCTAAGATACTATCGGCGGAGGTGAAATCGTGCTCCACCTCCACCGCCGACCGATAGAACCGGTACTGCACCAGGTAGTCGATCAGCAACACTACACCAAGCACCGTAAGGTTAAGGATCAGAAGATAGACTAACGAGTCAGGGGTTAGCCCTCGCCCGGTATGGAACAAATCCAGCTGGATGACTGCAATACATAGCCCACTGGCCAAAATGTGACCAATGATCAACGCCACTCGACTGCGCAGATAGGCAAAGATCCCCATGACTATTCCCCACCGTCCAGAGATATTTGGACAAACCAGTGTTACTGGTTAGTCTGCTCAAATCCCCCGCACCGTTACCGACTCCACAAAGGAACTCAACTTGTTTTGCATTTCCCGTAACCAGGAAGAAGCATCATTTTCCTCACTGTGGAAGCTTTCATCTAACCGATGTTCCGGCCGATACCTTTGCAACACCCAGCAAGCAGCGCCGTCCAACCACCGGCCCATGGCCAGCAATTCTGCTTCCCCCAATAGACTCCGGGGCACCGTAGTCCGAAATTCATAGGATACGTCATTGGCCCGAAGCAGGTCGATGGACCGTTGAATCTTCGATAGGTCCAGGGGCATGCGCACCACCTTGGGGTACTTCTCCTTTGGTGCTTTAACATCCATGGCCACATAGTCAACCAAACCTTTGGAGATCAAGTGTTCCAAGAGTTCCGGGTTGCTGCCATTGGTATCCACTTTCACCGAAAGTCCCAATTCCTTCACTTGGGCACACCAATCGGGCAACTCCTTGTGCAAAGTAGGCTC
This window encodes:
- a CDS encoding anaerobic ribonucleoside-triphosphate reductase activating protein, yielding MQKTSLIDYPGNICDTVFLTGCNFRCPYCHNRELVLGVVAFDSSWPEILAGLGARAHLLDGVCFSGGEPTLHKELPDWCAQVKELGLSVKVDTNGSNPELLEHLISKGLVDYVAMDVKAPKEKYPKVVRMPLDLSKIQRSIDLLRANDVSYEFRTTVPRSLLGEAELLAMGRWLDGAACWVLQRYRPEHRLDESFHSEENDASSWLREMQNKLSSFVESVTVRGI